From Phaeodactylum tricornutum CCAP 1055/1 chromosome 11, complete sequence, one genomic window encodes:
- the SQD1 gene encoding UDP-sulfoquinovose synthase, plastid precursor (Participates in the synthesis of plastid-localized glycolipids, catalyzes the reaction: UDP-glucose + sulfite = UDP-6-sulfoquinovose + H2O. Uses NAD+ as co-factor.), which translates to MKLLIFLSLVTSAHSFVPVLHLSAQSTPSRTKLFAEGANGDSSAASKKKVIVLGGDGFCGWPTSLYLSDQGHEVVIVDNLSRRNIDIELGCDSLTPIRSPEVRCQAWKEVSGKEIRFVNLDVAKEYDLLVDLIKQEKPDSIVHFAEQRAAPYSMKSAKTKRYTVDNNVGGSNNLCCAVIDSEVDAHIIHLGTMGVYGYGTSGGEIPEGYIDVTLPGGRDANILHPAHPGSVYHATKCLDALLWQFYQKNDQLRITDLHQGIVWGTNTPQTALDERLINRFDYDGDYGTVLNRFLMQAAMGVPLTVYGTGGQTRAFIHISDTARCIDLAISNPPTAGDRVEIFNQVAETRRVRDIAELVASMTDVEVNFIPNPRQEAAENDLDVANRKFCNLGLDPITLDTGLFDEVTEIVKKYKSRCDPTKILPASFWNKKRAEECASIDPKSIQLKKDEAEVAKA; encoded by the exons atgaagcttttgatttttctttctttaGTGACCTCTGCTCATTCGTTTGTTCCAGTTCTGCATCTCTCGGCGCAGTCTACACCTTCGCGGACGAAACTATTTGCCGAAGGTGCGAACGGAGATTCCTCAGCGGCGAGCAAAAAGAAGGTCATCGTCTTGGGAGGAGACGGGTTCTGCGGTTGGCCAACTTCTCTGTACCTGTCGGATCAGGGGCATGAAGTTGTGATCGTCGACAATCTCAGCCGACGCAACATTGACATCGAGCTCGGATGCGACTCGCTGACTCCTATCCGATCCCCCGAA GTACGTTGCCAAGCCTGGAAGGAAGTTAGTGGCAAGGAAATCCGCTTCGTCAACTTGGACGTCGCCAAGGAATATGATCTTTTGGTGGATCTCATCAAGCAAGAAAAGCCCGATTCCATCGTGCACTTTGCGGAGCAGCGTGCTGCTCCGTACAGTATGAAATCCGCCAAGACGAAGCGATACACTGTCGACAACAACGTTGGTGGCTCCAACAACCTTTGTTGCGCTGTTATCGACTCAGAGGTCGACGCCCATATCATCCATTTGGGAACCATGGGCGTGTACGGGTACGGAACTAGCGGTGGAGAAATTCCGGAAGGATACATCGATGTCACTCTACCCGGCGGCCGTGATGCCAACATTCTGCACCCTGCCCACCCTGGAAGCGTCTACCATGCCACCAAGTGCTTGGATGCCCTTTTGTGGCAATTTTACCAAAAAAACGACCAGCTACGTATTACTGATTTGCATCAGGGCATTGTCTGGGGTACCAACACACCACAGACAGCCCTGGACGAACGTTTGATCAATCGGTTTGACTATGATGGGGACTACGGTACAGTTTTGAACCGTTTCTTGATGCAAGCCGCCATGGGCGTTCCGTTGACCGTCTACGGAACTGGCGGGCAAACTCGAGCCTTTATTCATATTTCCGACACGGCTCGTTGCATCGATTTAGCTATAAGCAACCCGCCCACCGCTGGCGACCGCGTCGAAATCTTCAATCAGGTCGCCGAAACCCGTCGTGTGCGGGATATTGCTGAGTTGGTCGCCAGTATGACCGATGTCGAAGTGAACTTTATCCCCAATCCTCGTCAAGAAGCTGCGGAGAATGATTTGGATGTGGCCAATCGTAAGTTTTGCAATCTTGGTTTGGATCCCATTACTCTCGATACGGGCCTCTTTGATGAAGTCACCGAAATTGTCAAGAAGTACAAGTCACGCTGTGATCCCACAAAGATTCTGCCGGCGAGTTTCTGGAACAAAAAACGCGCAGAAGAGTGCGCCAGCATCGATCCCAAGAGCATTCAATTGAAGAAAGACGAAGCGGAAGTCGCCAAGGCGTAA